The following is a genomic window from Desulfovibrio inopinatus DSM 10711.
CATCGCATAGTAAAATTCATGCACGGCCCCGGTGCCCTTGTCTTCGATTTCCAAAACATTGCGGTCCGCGTCGAGATCGCGATACAATTCCGTCATGATATATCTCCTGAATCGTATTGGTGTTAGAACAACGTCATCCGAAATTCGTCGTCACCGGCTCCCGCATTCGTTGCCGTGTAACTCAGATCGTATTTCACCAACCCCGACTTGTCGGCGTATTTCGGATCTTCGTAGGTCGCTTTCGGCACTTCGATGCGCCACCGGTTGCCGGCTGCCGCTCCGATGGTGCAGGCGAGTTTCCCCGGCGTCGAATTTTTCCACATCGACCAAACATTGAAGTTAGCCAACGAATCCGCTTCCGGATCAATTGATCCTTTGGGCGTGCGGCCCCCCACGTACACGGCGCGCATGCCTTCGGGGTGGTTGGCATCTTTGCGCTGTTGAACGTCGCCGCCCAAATCCAGCTTGAACGACTCCAGCACCGGCGTGTAGCTGCCGATCGTCAAACCAGCACCCATAAAGACGGGGCCGATGAGATCGGTGAACACCGGCGAGGGCAAAACCGAATCAGACGGATCGCCGTAGAGCCCCGTCATCGTAAACGATAACGTCGGTATCTTGCCGTTGGCGCAATCGAGCGCCCACGTCCCGCGCAGGCCGCGGATCACCCACAAATGCGAGTCCTTGAAAAAGCGTTTTGATGCCGACGGCTGGTCCGCTGGAGACAAGGTTGCCGGCCGATACTCGAATGCTTCATAGGCAGCCACCACACTGGCCGTGGCCGCGCTCGTGCCGCCGGTCACCGTCTCAGCCGCTTGAAACTCGCCGGCACCCCCGGTCAAGACAAGGGTGTCGCCGTCAATGTGATAGACCGTGCCTGTTGCTCCTGAGCCTTGGCCCGTCACCACTTCATCAATCTCAAAAGAGCCGACAGCACCCTCGATATCAAGCCGCACGACCTCCCGTTTTTTCATACTGCACGCCAAGAACAGCGGCTCCCAATCCGGGGCCAACAACGCGCCAGCTTCGGAGAGGCCGCCGCCGCGCAATTCCACGGCCGGCGAAATCTGAATCGATTTCGTCCCCACGGCATTGGGCGTGGGCGAAAACGTCGGGGTCACGACATTCCGCTCGATTTTTTCGCCGTTGATCGTTACGTCGACGCCCTCATTACAGAGCAATCCGGCATACTCGCCCACATCAGGCGGTACGCCGTACGATGCCTCGGCGGCGATCAACGAGCCGACTCGTTTTGTCATCAATGATGTCATTGCAGTCTCCTCAATATATTCACACAACCAGCTACAGTTTTTGAAGATTCTCAAGAAACTTTTTCCAAAAAGTTTCTTGAGCCGCCGGAGGCTTTTTTCTCCTACAGCAAAACCGCTTGCTTAATCCGATATTCGGCCGCATACACAACCAACCCGGCCCCATCCACCGGCATGGCCTGCTCCCGGCACAACACCACCGGGAACAACCCTTCCAGCAAAATTTTTCCGCGCAACTTTTCTCGCGCCAGCTGCAATAATTCTCGCGCCCCCGGCAACGCGGATTCCTTGGATCGCAANNNNNNNNNNGCCGTATCGCTCAAGCCATCCAAGGCGGTTTTGGCTTGATTGATCGCTTGCTGATACTTGCCGGCATCAGCTTCGATTATAATGCGGATTTTATTCTCAGATGCAGCCACGGCCTCTCTCCATCACATTAAAAAAGGCGCGGGCGCTTGGCATCCAACCAAGCATGCAACGCGCCCAAATCCAACCAGGTTTGCAACGGCAAATCATCTTGCCCAAATTGATACCCACCAAGCTGCAACTGCCGCAGATACACAAGATGATCAATGTACGGGTTGCGCTCCGCATTTTGCCCCTTGGGGCAGGCGGCGCACACGGCCTCCAGCCATGGCCCGTTTTGCGCCGCGCACTGTTTCTTATCCTCTTTGCTGCATCCACTTAAATGGATGTCGAAGGCTCCCCCAAGTCGGGCATATCGGCGACCTCGAAATACTCAACGCCTTCGTCGCGCTTCGAGCTGGCCGCATTGAAGGCCGTCTGGGCAATCAAGGCGAACGCTTCAGGGAAGCCTTTTTTGACCAAGGTTTTCCAATCTTCGCGGTAGCCATCTTCCATGGGGTCACTGGCAATACATACGCCGCCAACCCGCAACGTGCCCCGTTTGAAACCGGTGCAGAGGGTCGCACCATGCGACACTTGCAATGGCCATGCATTCTTCGCCAGCTTGATCTTGCCGCCCGAGTGCTTCACGGTATCCGATTGGTAAGCCATCCGTTGGGCATTGGTAGGCATCGCATAGTAAAATTCATGCACGGCCCCGGTGCCCTTGTCTTCGATTTCCAAAACATTGCGGTCCGCG
Proteins encoded in this region:
- a CDS encoding phage tail tube protein, translating into MTSLMTKRVGSLIAAEASYGVPPDVGEYAGLLCNEGVDVTINGEKIERNVVTPTFSPTPNAVGTKSIQISPAVELRGGGLSEAGALLAPDWEPLFLACSMKKREVVRLDIEGAVGSFEIDEVVTGQGSGATGTVYHIDGDTLVLTGGAGEFQAAETVTGGTSAATASVVAAYEAFEYRPATLSPADQPSASKRFFKDSHLWVIRGLRGTWALDCANGKIPTLSFTMTGLYGDPSDSVLPSPVFTDLIGPVFMGAGLTIGSYTPVLESFKLDLGGDVQQRKDANHPEGMRAVYVGGRTPKGSIDPEADSLANFNVWSMWKNSTPGKLACTIGAAAGNRWRIEVPKATYEDPKYADKSGLVKYDLSYTATNAGAGDDEFRMTLF